Proteins encoded in a region of the Mucilaginibacter sabulilitoris genome:
- a CDS encoding TolC family protein produces the protein MFNLPSKQLLLFLGVFSVFQAHAQQKVLNIKDAEQMALANYGTIKSKANQLNAAKANLKETRTEYLPDVSISAQQDYGTANGQNGPLYGYHGLSVASSGPTLPKQNWNAAFGSLYLSNVSWDFFSFGKSHEKIKVQRNIVNLDENDLSQEQFQHEVRVASTYLNLLAAQQLAKAQQDNLNRAIDLQKVVVARVKNGLNAGVDSALANAEVSNAKIALTNTQQTVQEQSNQLSVYLGIPAQEFELDSAFITRLPTNLSAPGAVQLADHPELKFLQNRIDVSDQQAKYLKTFALPTFSLFGVYQGRGSGFNPDYSTNLNSYSSSYGAGANPTRYNYLFGVAMVWNLTSPFRVHYQVQSQKYTSAQFKDDYDLAAQKLTAQQVLAETRIGNALKNYREVPVEVSAAGDAYKQKYTLYKNGLANIVDFTQALFTLNRAEVDRYIAFNNVWQALLFKSAATGDFGTFINNF, from the coding sequence ATGTTTAATCTACCTTCAAAACAACTACTTCTGTTTTTAGGTGTTTTTTCTGTCTTCCAGGCACATGCTCAGCAAAAAGTTTTAAATATCAAAGATGCTGAACAAATGGCACTCGCTAACTACGGTACCATCAAATCCAAGGCTAATCAGCTAAATGCGGCAAAGGCAAATTTAAAGGAAACACGAACAGAATATTTACCCGATGTAAGCATCTCTGCACAACAGGATTACGGTACAGCAAATGGGCAAAACGGCCCGCTGTATGGTTATCATGGCTTATCAGTGGCCTCATCAGGCCCTACACTACCTAAGCAAAACTGGAACGCCGCTTTCGGCTCACTTTACTTGAGCAACGTAAGCTGGGATTTTTTCAGTTTTGGTAAATCTCACGAAAAAATTAAAGTACAGCGTAACATTGTAAACCTTGATGAGAATGATCTGTCGCAAGAGCAGTTTCAGCACGAAGTAAGGGTTGCAAGTACTTATCTTAACTTGCTGGCTGCACAGCAACTGGCCAAAGCCCAGCAAGACAATCTTAACCGGGCTATTGACCTGCAAAAAGTGGTTGTAGCAAGGGTAAAGAATGGTTTAAATGCAGGTGTTGATTCAGCCCTTGCCAATGCCGAAGTATCAAACGCTAAAATAGCGTTGACCAATACGCAGCAAACTGTGCAGGAGCAAAGCAACCAGTTATCTGTTTATTTAGGTATCCCTGCGCAAGAATTTGAGTTGGATAGCGCCTTTATCACCAGGTTGCCAACTAATTTATCGGCACCAGGCGCCGTTCAGCTGGCAGATCATCCTGAACTGAAATTTTTACAGAACCGCATTGACGTGAGCGATCAGCAGGCAAAATATTTAAAAACGTTTGCCTTGCCTACGTTTAGCTTGTTTGGCGTATACCAGGGCAGGGGATCTGGTTTTAATCCTGATTATAGCACCAATTTAAACAGTTACAGCAGCAGCTATGGTGCAGGTGCAAACCCAACGCGTTACAACTATTTATTTGGTGTGGCCATGGTTTGGAACCTTACCAGCCCGTTCAGGGTGCATTACCAGGTGCAATCGCAAAAATATACATCGGCACAATTTAAAGATGACTATGACCTGGCAGCGCAAAAATTAACCGCGCAGCAGGTGCTTGCCGAAACACGCATAGGCAATGCTTTAAAAAATTATCGCGAAGTACCGGTTGAGGTTTCGGCCGCAGGCGATGCGTATAAACAAAAGTACACCTTGTATAAAAATGGCCTTGCTAATATTGTTGACTTTACACAGGCCCTTTTTACATTGAACCGTGCCGAGGTTGACCGCTATATTGCTTTTAATAATGTATGGCAGGCTTTATTATTTAAGTCGGCTGCTACCGGCGACTTTGGCACATTTATCAATAATTTTTAA